A single genomic interval of Daucus carota subsp. sativus chromosome 1, DH1 v3.0, whole genome shotgun sequence harbors:
- the LOC108204246 gene encoding MACPF domain-containing protein At1g14780 isoform X2 — MMNTRDAIVRRALDSLGKGFDLTSDFRLKYCKGEDSLVCLNQDQTRQLSVPGFGQFDDVSTDIKCGKGDRTRYQSDILDFNQMSEFMNQKCSVPGKIPSGWFNSMFGFESESWETDAARTKYLGLDGYFILLFDLHINRYHLQLLDEVKNAVPSTWDPSSLARFIEIYGTHIIVGLGIGGQDTVVVRQDKSSNLEASELKKNLYELGDQLFNGTCTFTPKDQKHKAPPAFNVFDHESPFLDKLSSVKTKNGINVICSKRGGDLSAMTHSEWLLTVPSMPDAIQFNFIPITSLLKGVPGNGFLSHAINLYLRYKPPLADLKYFLDFQSHKTWAPIHSELTLGPASSKAISNPSLEFNLMGPKLYVNTTQVTVEKRPVTGMRFYLEGMKCNRLAVHLQHLANTPQFLQNRFEDTQFWRGSEDFSSEGYLEPIQWKNFSHISTAPVKYDPNWTRKGENVTFIVTGTQLHVKNENSKTALHLRLLYSKVSNSYIAQSSWMQCQSDASQKSGFFSAISQSLILGGMPDKEDTKKVVLDSSVFPTGPPVAVQTKKLLKFVDMSELCSGPAVSPGHWLVTGAKLQLEKGKICMHVKFSLLNIL, encoded by the exons ATGATGAACACTAGGGATGCAATAGTGAGAAGGGCTCTAGACAGCCTTGGCAAAGGTTTTGATTTAACCTCAGACTTTCGACTCAAATACTGCAAAGGGGAAGACAGTTTAGTCTGTCTGAATCAAGACCAGACCAGGCAGTTGTCAGTACCAGGTTTCGGACAGTttgatgatgtttcaactgacaTCAAATGTGGCAAAGGAGATCGAACTCGGTATCAGTCAGATATTCTTGATTTTAATCAG ATGTCGGAGTTTATGAACCAGAAATGCTCTGTTCCTGGGAAGATTCCGTCGGGTTGGTTTAACTCCATGTTTGGTTTCGAGAGTGAATCATGGGAAACTGATGCTGCAAGAACAAAGTATTTAGGATTAGATGGTTACTTTATATTGTTGTTTGACCTTCATATAAATAGATATCATCTGCAACTTCTGGATGAGGTGAAAAATGCAGTTCCTTCAACTTGGGATCCATCTTCTCTTGCCAG GTTCATAGAGATATATGGGACTCATATAATAGTGGGACTGGGCATAGGAGGACAGGACACCGTGGTGGTAAGGCAAGATAAATCATCAAACTTGGAGGCATCAGAACTTAAAAAGAATCTTTATGAACTTGGAGATCAATTGTTTAATGGGACTTGCACCTTCACTCCCAAAGATCAAAAGCACAAG GCTCCACCAGCTTTTAATGTTTTTGATCATGAGTCGCCGTTTCTGGATAAGTTATCATCAGTCAAGACAAAGAAT GGAATCAACGTAATATGCTCAAAGAGGGGAGGAGATCTGTCTGCAATGACACATTCTGAATGGTTATTAACAGTTCCATCAATGCCAGACGCTATTCAGTTCAACTTCATTCCCATTACCTCTCTTCTTAAGGGCGTTCCAGGCAATGGCTTCTTATCTCATGCTATTAACCTTTATCTTCGCT ATAAACCACCATTGGCAGATTTGAAGTATTTTCTGGACTTCCAGTCTCATAAAACATGGGCTCCAATTCACAGTGAGCTCACTCTGGGACCTGCCTCAAGCAAGGCCATTAGTAATCCTTCTCTCGAGTTTAACTTAATGGGCCCCAAGTTGTATGTAAACACCACTCAG GTTACAGTTGAAAAGAGACCAGTCACAGGAATGCGATTTTACCTGGAGGGAATGAAATGCAATAG GCTAGCAGTACACCTCCAGCATTTAGCAAACACACCACAGTTCCTCCAGAACAGGTTCGAGGACACCCAATTCTGGCGGGGATCAGAAGATTTCTCATCCGAGGGATATTTGGAACCCATCCAGTGGAAGAATTTTTCACATATAAGCACAGCCCCTGTAAAATACGATCCGAATTGGACTAGAAAAGGAGAAAATGTCACATTCATTGTCACCGGAACTCAACTTCATGTCAAAAATGAAAATTCCAAGACAGCATTGCATCTTCGACTTCTTTATTCCAAGGTTTCGAATTCATACATTGCACAATCAAGCTGGATGCAGTGTCAGTCAGATGCTTCTCAGAAGTCTGGATTCTTCTCAGCAATAAGCCAGTCATTGATTCTAGGTGGAATGCCTGATAAAGAAGATACTAAGAAAGTGGTGCTCGACTCGAGTGTGTTTCCAACTGGACCTCCGGTTGCAGTGCAGACGAAGAAGCTTTTGAAGTTTGTGGATATGTCGGAGTTATGTAGCGGACCTGCGGTGAGTCCAGGACATTGGTTGGTCACCGGAGCTAAGTTGCAGTTAGAGAAAGGGAAGATTTGCATGCACGTCAAATTCTCCTTGCTGAATATTTTGTAG
- the LOC108222213 gene encoding NEDD8-specific protease 1-like, which produces MGDKMVSNCKDIVLRNSDIDTLKGPCFLSDQIIAFYFTYLSCSFNTKTDMLLVPPSISLWIANCEDTTCVEDYVRSCEMSSKRLVLFVVNDNEDFGGGDGGNHWSILVYDRTKNLFLHFDSMMGVNTPYAVKLYDALKEFMGPGGESSIPHTSSSLTKQQRKKKKSGPSVQRGSKPTQPPVTRESEATVVSGLPMFAECETTPQQQNGYDCGLYVLAIARAICQWCSEEHKRTDMISTIEKNVDSSVEMKMRSQVLEIIREMAADN; this is translated from the coding sequence ATGGGAGATAAAATGGTATCCAACTGCAAAGATATTGTTTTAAGAAATTCAGATATTGACACTCTAAAAGGACCATGCTTTCTCAGTGACCAGATCATTGCATTCTACTTCACTTATTTGTCTTGTTCCTTCAACACCAAAACTGATATGCTGTTAGTACCACCTTCCATTTCTCTGTGGATTGCTAATTGTGAGGATACCACTTGTGTTGAAGACTATGTTCGGTCTTGTGAGATGTCGAGCAAGAGGCTTGTCCTTTTTGTCGTAAATGACAATGAGGATTTTGGCGGGGGAGACGGTGGAAACCATTGGAGCATCCTTGTGTATGATAGGACGAAGAATctatttcttcattttgatAGCATGATGGGAGTGAATACTCCTTATGCTGTGAAGCTTTACGATGCTCTCAAGGAATTCATGGGGCCAGGTGGCGAATCTTCAATCCCACATACTTCATCTTCGCTGACAAAACAACAgaggaaaaagaagaaaagcgGGCCATCTGTTCAAAGAGGGTCAAAACCCACCCAGCCACCTGTAACCAGAGAATCAGAAGCCACTGTAGTTTCTGGTTTGCCCATGTTTGCCGAATGCGAGACGACCCCTCAACAACAAAATGGATATGATTGTGGTCTGTATGTGCTAGCTATTGCTAGGGCTATCTGTCAGTGGTGTTCCGAGGAACATAAGAGGACTGACATGATTTCAACAATAGAGAAGAACGTTGATTCTTCTGTGGAGATGAAAATGCGAAGTCAGGTGTTGGAGATCATACGCGAGATGGCTGCGGATAATTGA
- the LOC108193635 gene encoding uncharacterized protein LOC108193635, giving the protein MNSLSLAGPQNLHGAAAVKFSPSRTQPTPKFSPFTVNMSLQKDAPSIAVVGVTGAVGQEFLSVLSDRNFPYSSIKMLASKRSAGKKFTFEGVEYVVEELTEDSFSGVDIALFSAGGGISKKLGPIAAKCGTVVVDNSSAFRMDENVPLVIPEVNPEAMRDIKLGKGAIIANPNCSTIICLMAVTPLHKRAKVLRMVVSTYQAASGAGAAAMDELVQQTREVLEGKQPTCNIFKRQYAFNLFSHNAPVLSNGYNEEEMKLVKETRKIWNDTDIKVTATCIRVPVMRAHAESINLQFENPLDEDTAREILKNAPGVVIIDDRASNNFPTPLEVSNKDAVAVGRIRRDVSQEGNYGLDIFVCGDQIRKGAALNAVQIAELLL; this is encoded by the exons ATGAACTCCCTCAGCCTCGCCGGACCTCAAAACCTCCACGGCGCCGCCGCCGTCAAATTCTCCCCTTCCCGTACTCAGCCGACTCCGAAATTTTCGCCGTTCACCGTCAACATGTCACTCCAAAAAGACGCCCCCTCCATCGCCGTCGTCGGCGTCACCGGCGCCGTCGGCCAAGAATTCCTCTCCGTCCTCTCCGACCGCAACTTCCCTTACTCCTCCATCAAAATGCTCGCCTCCAAGCGCTCCGCCGGCAAAAAATTCACCTTCGAGGGCGTCGAATACGTCGTGGAAGAGCTCACCGAGGACTCCTTCTCCGGCGTCGACATCGCGCTGTTCAGTGCCGGTGGGGGTATTAGTAAGAAATTGGGGCCAATTGCCGCGAAATGTGGGACCGTTGTGGTGGATAATAGCTCGGCTTTTCGGATGGATGAGAATGTCCCTTTGGTGATTCCGGAAGTTAATCCGGAAGCAATGAGGGATATTAAGTTGGGGAAGGGTGCGATCATCGCAAACCCGAATTGCTCCACTATCATTTGCTTGATGGCTGTTACGCCTCTTCATAAAAGAGCTAAG GTATTACGTATGGTTGTTAGCACGTACCAGGCAGCTAGTGGTGCTGGTGCGGCAGCAATGGACGAACTTGTGCAGCAGACTCGTGAG GTCCTTGAAGGAAAACAACCAACTTGTAACATCTTTAAGCGACAG TATGCTTTTAATTTGTTCTCCCACAATGCACCTGTTCTTTCGAATGGTTATAATGAGGAGGAAATGAAGTTGGTAAAGGAAACCAGGAAAATTTGG AATGACACGGATATTAAAGTGACAGCCACTTGTATACGCGTCCCTGTTATGCGTGCACATGCTGAGAGTATAAACCTTCAATTCGAGAATCCCCTGGACGAG GATACAGCAAGAGAGATTCTGAAGAATGCCCCTGGAGTGGTAATTATTGATGACCGAGCATCCAATAACTTTCCTACACCATTAGAAGTTTCAAACAAGGATGCTGTAGCAGTTGGCCGAATACGCAGGGATGTCTCTCAGGAAGGCAACTATGG GTTGGACATTTTTGTTTGCGGTGATCAAATACGCAAAGGAGCAGCTCTAAATGCTGTCCAGATTGCAGAGTTGCTTTTATAG
- the LOC108204246 gene encoding MACPF domain-containing protein At1g14780 isoform X1, with amino-acid sequence MMNTRDAIVRRALDSLGKGFDLTSDFRLKYCKGEDSLVCLNQDQTRQLSVPGFGQFDDVSTDIKCGKGDRTRYQSDILDFNQMSEFMNQKCSVPGKIPSGWFNSMFGFESESWETDAARTKYLGLDGYFILLFDLHINRYHLQLLDEVKNAVPSTWDPSSLARFIEIYGTHIIVGLGIGGQDTVVVRQDKSSNLEASELKKNLYELGDQLFNGTCTFTPKDQKHKAPPAFNVFDHESPFLDKLSSVKTKNGINVICSKRGGDLSAMTHSEWLLTVPSMPDAIQFNFIPITSLLKGVPGNGFLSHAINLYLRYKPPLADLKYFLDFQSHKTWAPIHSELTLGPASSKAISNPSLEFNLMGPKLYVNTTQVTVEKRPVTGMRFYLEGMKCNSLFLLCRLAVHLQHLANTPQFLQNRFEDTQFWRGSEDFSSEGYLEPIQWKNFSHISTAPVKYDPNWTRKGENVTFIVTGTQLHVKNENSKTALHLRLLYSKVSNSYIAQSSWMQCQSDASQKSGFFSAISQSLILGGMPDKEDTKKVVLDSSVFPTGPPVAVQTKKLLKFVDMSELCSGPAVSPGHWLVTGAKLQLEKGKICMHVKFSLLNIL; translated from the exons ATGATGAACACTAGGGATGCAATAGTGAGAAGGGCTCTAGACAGCCTTGGCAAAGGTTTTGATTTAACCTCAGACTTTCGACTCAAATACTGCAAAGGGGAAGACAGTTTAGTCTGTCTGAATCAAGACCAGACCAGGCAGTTGTCAGTACCAGGTTTCGGACAGTttgatgatgtttcaactgacaTCAAATGTGGCAAAGGAGATCGAACTCGGTATCAGTCAGATATTCTTGATTTTAATCAG ATGTCGGAGTTTATGAACCAGAAATGCTCTGTTCCTGGGAAGATTCCGTCGGGTTGGTTTAACTCCATGTTTGGTTTCGAGAGTGAATCATGGGAAACTGATGCTGCAAGAACAAAGTATTTAGGATTAGATGGTTACTTTATATTGTTGTTTGACCTTCATATAAATAGATATCATCTGCAACTTCTGGATGAGGTGAAAAATGCAGTTCCTTCAACTTGGGATCCATCTTCTCTTGCCAG GTTCATAGAGATATATGGGACTCATATAATAGTGGGACTGGGCATAGGAGGACAGGACACCGTGGTGGTAAGGCAAGATAAATCATCAAACTTGGAGGCATCAGAACTTAAAAAGAATCTTTATGAACTTGGAGATCAATTGTTTAATGGGACTTGCACCTTCACTCCCAAAGATCAAAAGCACAAG GCTCCACCAGCTTTTAATGTTTTTGATCATGAGTCGCCGTTTCTGGATAAGTTATCATCAGTCAAGACAAAGAAT GGAATCAACGTAATATGCTCAAAGAGGGGAGGAGATCTGTCTGCAATGACACATTCTGAATGGTTATTAACAGTTCCATCAATGCCAGACGCTATTCAGTTCAACTTCATTCCCATTACCTCTCTTCTTAAGGGCGTTCCAGGCAATGGCTTCTTATCTCATGCTATTAACCTTTATCTTCGCT ATAAACCACCATTGGCAGATTTGAAGTATTTTCTGGACTTCCAGTCTCATAAAACATGGGCTCCAATTCACAGTGAGCTCACTCTGGGACCTGCCTCAAGCAAGGCCATTAGTAATCCTTCTCTCGAGTTTAACTTAATGGGCCCCAAGTTGTATGTAAACACCACTCAG GTTACAGTTGAAAAGAGACCAGTCACAGGAATGCGATTTTACCTGGAGGGAATGAAATGCAATAG TTTGTTTTTGTTGTGCAGGCTAGCAGTACACCTCCAGCATTTAGCAAACACACCACAGTTCCTCCAGAACAGGTTCGAGGACACCCAATTCTGGCGGGGATCAGAAGATTTCTCATCCGAGGGATATTTGGAACCCATCCAGTGGAAGAATTTTTCACATATAAGCACAGCCCCTGTAAAATACGATCCGAATTGGACTAGAAAAGGAGAAAATGTCACATTCATTGTCACCGGAACTCAACTTCATGTCAAAAATGAAAATTCCAAGACAGCATTGCATCTTCGACTTCTTTATTCCAAGGTTTCGAATTCATACATTGCACAATCAAGCTGGATGCAGTGTCAGTCAGATGCTTCTCAGAAGTCTGGATTCTTCTCAGCAATAAGCCAGTCATTGATTCTAGGTGGAATGCCTGATAAAGAAGATACTAAGAAAGTGGTGCTCGACTCGAGTGTGTTTCCAACTGGACCTCCGGTTGCAGTGCAGACGAAGAAGCTTTTGAAGTTTGTGGATATGTCGGAGTTATGTAGCGGACCTGCGGTGAGTCCAGGACATTGGTTGGTCACCGGAGCTAAGTTGCAGTTAGAGAAAGGGAAGATTTGCATGCACGTCAAATTCTCCTTGCTGAATATTTTGTAG